One window of the Cryptomeria japonica chromosome 7, Sugi_1.0, whole genome shotgun sequence genome contains the following:
- the LOC131857213 gene encoding uncharacterized protein LOC131857213 isoform X1, whose product MLTLISGGPLQVGFVDTQGQAFIDILHPGDVTIFSRGTLHFELNVGTEETNYISALNSQNPGVVTSSMPILKLPLKSVATAFNITQQAVKKLDSTIYASDSHSPKINGVHWEPYAPTRHNVSRYPLPWAKTQEAEFSHCAFMAREKFQWMMYTDVGEFVLSDSWLNEQVGPEDKGFQEVKPKSKDLTSGALLNMVMSLSSPGTAFKNFRISYRATFLQV is encoded by the exons ATGCTTACTCTTATCTCAGGAGGGCCTCTTCAAGTTGGTTTTGTTGACACTCAAG GTCAAGCTTTCATCGATATTTTGCATCCTGGAGATGTCACCATATTTTCGAGGGGGACACTGCATTTTGAGCTTAATGTTGGAACTGAAGAAACTAATTATATCTCTGCTCTCAACAGTCAAAATCCTGGTGTTGTG ACAAGCAGCATGCCAATATTGAAGCTTCCATTGAAAAGTGTGGCAACAGCTTTCAACATCACCCAACAAGCTGTGAAGAAATTAGATTCAACGATATATGCCAGTGATTCCCACTCCCCCAAAATAAATGGCGTCCATTGGGAACCATATGCACCGACCCGACATAATGTGAGCAGATATCCATTGCCATGGGCTAAGACACAGGAAGCAGAGTTTTCACACTGTGCTTTCATGGCCAGGGAAAAGTTCCAATGGATGATGTATACCGAtgtgggtgagtttgtattatcTGATTCTTGGTTGAATGAGCAGGTGGGTCCTGAGGACAAGGGCTTTCAGGAAGTAAAACCCAAAAGCAAGGATCTTACTTCAGGGGCTCTCTTGAACATGGTTATGAGTCTAAGTTCACCAGGAACAGCCTTCAAGAATTTCCGAATCTCATATCGGGCAACTTTCCTTCAAGTGTAG